In Manis javanica isolate MJ-LG chromosome 9, MJ_LKY, whole genome shotgun sequence, one DNA window encodes the following:
- the MLNR gene encoding motilin receptor: protein MQWEDVHKDPLITWGEDREGGIARPAVRGCEFYQEECLRALSSGTENEALRQPSLPLRTQPPAQVPRKFPPPVPDRQQRPVTRGPGTKVTRVQKSLPGTGQDSSAAAPGRAKPGTATRPGERAGGAAECAPPALGGTPAEAADPRSGARRGRGRPLSPRDGLGRAGRACWAGCRRKRPARRAMSEPRGAPSATAAHIPRAGLGSPWNRSEGADGALLPCDERRCSPFPLGALVPVAAVCLGLFAVGVSGNVVTVLLIGRYRDMRTTTNLYLGSTAVSDLLILLGLPLDLYRLWRSQPWVLGQLLCRLSLYAGEGCTYATLLHVPALGVKRYLAVCHPLRARVLVTRRRVRARITGLWAVALLSARPIFFLVGVEQDPDVGAVLDPNGTAQLALPHPSPRRHHCCPRSWDPRRCCSAASVGQARHSWARCASCRGSPPPTSSCPSCASASSTGSSGGSCGVAGGRCEARPPRGGRRATGRLSRVLLVVVLVLIVCWLPFHVGRIIYINTEDSRMMHFSQYFNIVALQLFYLSASINPILYNLISKKYRAAAWKLLLGQRPRQRDFYRSGGIEGDPGGGTASYTGNSNNRQTAGKQVSCSHTSGTSGKTVPVQSLPSVGK, encoded by the exons CACTGCGACAGCCTTCCCTACCCCTCAGGACGCAGCCACCAGCTCAGGTCCCTCGGAAGTTCCCCCCCCCTGTACCCGACCGACAACAGCGCCCCGTGACACGGGGTCCGGGAACCAAGGTCACTCGGGTCCAGAAATCTCTTCCCGGAACCGGGCAGGACTCGAGCGCTGCGGCTCCTGGGAGGGCGAAGCCCGGGACAGCGACGCGCCCAGGAGAACGCGCGGGCGGGGCCGCAGAGTGCGCGCCGCCCGCTCTGGGAGGGACTCCAGCCGAGGCCGCGGACCCGCGTTCCGGGGCGCGGCGCGGCCGAGGTCGGCCGTTGTCGCCTCGGGATGGGCTGGGACGGGCTGGGCGCGCCTGCTGGGCGGGCTGCCGAAGGAAGCGCCCGGCCCGCAGGGCCATGAGCGAGCCTCGCGGCGCGCCCAGCGCTACGGCGGCGCACATTCCCCGCGCGGGATTGGGCAGCCCCTGGAACCGCAGCGAAGGCGCGGACGGCGCGCTGCTGCCGTGTGACGAGCGCCGCTGCTCGCCCTTCCCCCTGGGGGCTCTGGTGCCCGTGGCCGCCGTTTGCCTGGGCCTGTTCGCTGTCGGGGTGAGCGGCAACGTGGTGACGGTGCTGCTGATCGGGCGCTACCGGGACATGCGGACCACCACCAACTTGTACCTGGGCAGCACGGCCGTGTCCGACCTGCTCATCCTGCTCGGGCTCCCCCTCGACCTGTACCGCCTCTGGCGCTCGCAGCCCTGGGTGCTCGGGCAGCTGCTCTGCCGCCTGTCGCTATACGCGGGAGAGGGCTGCACGTACGCCACGCTGCTGCACGTGCCGGCTCTCGGCGTCAAGCGCTACCTCGCCGTCTGCCATCCGCTGCGTGCCCGCGTGCTCGTCACCCGACGCCGCGTCCGCGCGCGCATCACCGGGCTCTGGGCTGTGGCGTTGCTCTCCGCCAGGCCCATCTTCTTTCTGGTGGGCGTCGAGCAGGACCCCGACGTCGGTGCGGTCCTGGACCCTAACGGCACCGCGCAGctcgccctcccccacccctcgcCTCGCCGGCACCACTGCTGTCCCCGCAGTTGGGACCCGAGGCGGTGCTGTTCAGCCGCGAGTGTCGGCCAAGCCCGGCACAGCTGGGCGCGCTGCGCATCATGCCGTGGGTCACCACCGCCTACTTCTTCCTGCCCCTCCTGTGCCTCAGCGTCCTCTACGGGCTCATCCGGCGGGAGCTGTGGAGTAGCCGGGGGCCGCTGCGAGGCCCGGCCGCCTCGGGGCGGGAGAAGGGCCACCGGCCGACTGTCCCGTGTCCTGC TGGTGGTCGTTCTGGTGTTGATAGTTTGCTGGTTGCCTTTCCACGTTGGCAGGATCATTTACATAAATACCGAAGATTCCCGGATGATGCACTTCTCTCAGTACTTTAACATTGTTGCTTTACAACTTTTCTATCTGAGTGCGTCCATCAACCCAATCCTCTACAACCTCATTTCAAAGAAGTACAGAGCAGCTGCCTGGAAACTGCTGCTGGGCCAACGGCCCAGACAGAGAGACTTCTACAGAAGTGGGGGCATTGAGGGGGACCCAGGAGGAGGCACAGCCAGCTACACCGGGAACAGCAATAACAGACAAACAGCAGGGAAGCAGGTCTCCTGCTCCCACACTTCTGGGACTTCAGGGAAAACAGTCCCTGTGCAGTCCCTGCCATCTGTAGGGAAATAA